From Spirochaetota bacterium:
CGCTCCTTCCCACCTATGATGTTTTCGACGAGCTCCGCTACTTTTCCCGGGCACGGGAGGAGGCCGTCGTCGAATTCATGGGCCGCCGCATCGGCATCACCATCTGCGAGGACATCTGGAACGACCTTGACTTCTACTCCCAGGGACGCGCCCCCGCGGGCTCGCTGGAGAAATTCGACTACCGCCGCCGCTATGACACGGACCCGATCCAGAAGCTGGCGGACCAGAAGGCGGACCTGATGGTGAACATCTCCGCCTCGCCCTTCACCCGCGGGAAGAACGCCTTCAAGCGCGCCATGATCGCCGACATCGCCCGGCACCACGCCCTTCCGGTGGTCTACGTCAACCAGGTGGGGGGCAACGACAGCCTGGTCTTCGACGGGAACAGCATCGCCTTCGGCAGGGATGGCGCGGTCATCGGCCGGGCGAAATCCTTCGAGGAGGACCTGGCCCTCGTCGACATCGACGCGTCAGCGGCGATCGAGATCGCCGACAGCGACATCGAGGAGATACGCCAGGCCCTGGTCCTGGGGATACGCGACTACGTGCGCAAGTGCGGTTTTAAAAGCGTGGTGATAGGCCTTTCCGGCGGCATCGACTCCGCCCTCACCGCCGCCCTGGCGGCGCAGGCCCTGGGGCCGGAGAACGTCACCGGCATCACCATGCCGTCAGTCTACTCCTCGGAGGGGAGCGTCGACGACTCGCGGATCCTTGCGGAGAACCTGGGTATCCGCTTCGAGACCGTGCCGATCCGCTCCCTCTTCGACGAGTACCGCGCGAGCCTGGCCGGGCTCTTCCGCGGCAAGGCCGAGGATGTGACCGAAGAAAACATCCAGGCGCGGATCAGGGGCAACATACTCATGGCGGTCAGCAACAAGGAAAGGAGCCTGGTGCTGTCCACGGGCAACAAGTCTGAGCTGGCCATGGGATACTGCACCCTCTACGGCGACATGTCCGGCGGCCTCGCGGTCATATCGGACCTTCCCAAGACCCTGGTCTACGACCTGTCGCGCCACATCAACCGCGACAGCGAGATCATACCGGACTCATCCATCACCAAGCCGCCCTCGGCCGAGCTCCGTCCCAACCAGAAGGACCAGGACTCCCTCCCTCCCTACGAGGTGCTGGACCGGATCCTGGAGCTCTACATCGAGGACCGCCTGTCGGCCGACGAGATCATCGCGCAGGGCTTCCCCGAGAGCACGGTGCGACCGGTGCTCCATACCGTGAACATAAACGAGTACAAGCGGCGCCAGGCCGCGCCCGGCATCAAAGTGACCGCAAAGGCCTTCGGCGTGGGCCGCCGCATCCCCCTGGCCCAGCGCTTCAGGCCCTGAGAGGAGGCCCGGTGCAGAACACGAAGATACTGATCATCGAGGACGACCGCCTTACCGCGCTGGACCTCCGCAACACCCTCCGCCGCATCGGCTACAGCGTGAGCGACCCCGTGGCCACCGGGGCCGAGGCCGTCGCCAAGGTGAAGGAGATCAAGCCCGACCTGATCATCACCGACATCTCCCTCGAGGGAGACCTTGACGGCATCGACACCATCCACGTGATCCAGAAGGACCTGGACGTCCCCGTGATCTATTTTACCGCCTACAGCTCGCCGGAGATGTTCAAGCGGGCCCTGGAGACTAACCCCTACGGCTACCTGGTCAAGCCGGTCAGCATGGACGACCTGTACACGACCATCGAGACCGCGCTGAAGCGGAGCGACCTGGAGCGGAAGCTGCGGATCAGCGAGATCAGGTTCCGCCTGGCCTTCGAAAACGCCATGGACGCCATGATCTGGGCCGACGCGGTGACCGGCATGGTGATCGACTGCAACCGCTCCGCCGAATGGCTCTTCGAGATGAAGCGGGATGAAATGGTCCGTCTCCACTTCACCGCGCTCCATCCCAGGACCTACGGAGAAGCGATCAAGAGCGTTTTCGAGGAAAAGACCAAGGGAAGCGCGGAGCCGGTGGAGGTTCCCATCGTCACGAAGAGAGGCGCGATCAAGATAGTAACCATCAACACCTCGGTCACCCGCATGGAGGAGCGCGTCGTGATCCAGGGGATCTTCCGCGACATCACCCAGCAGAAAGAGGCCGAAGCGGCCCTGCAGCTGAACCAGACGCGCCTCCAGGCCCTCATCAGCCTGGGCCAGAAATCCGCCCACCTCCACGAGCGGGAGATCATCGACCTGGGCATAGAGGAGGCGGTCCGCCTGACCCGGAGCAGGATCGGCTACCTGCACTTCATAGAATCCGACAAAAACATGGTGCAGTATTACGCCTGGTCCCGGGAGGCCATGAGCACCTGCACCGCGACCGCCGGCACCCATCACCCCCTGGGCCAGGCAGGCATATGGGCGGACTGCGCCCGGACCGGGAGGCCCGTGATGCACAACGACTACGGGTCCGCGCCGGGGAGAAAGGGGCTCCCGCCGGGGCACACCGCCGTGTACCGGCACATGTCCGTGCCGGTAATGGAGCAGGACCGCGTCGCCATGATCATCGGCGTGGGCAACAAGGATACCGATTACGACGAAAGCGACGCGAACATGCTGGAGCTCCTGGCCGAGGACATATGGAAGATCATCGAACGGAAGCGGGCCGACAACGCCCTCAGGGAAAGCGAGGAGCGGTACCGCGCCCTCTTCGAGGAGTCGCCGGAGCCGATCGTTCTCTTCGACATCGACGGGTTCATCCTCAACGTCAACCCGGCGTACATGTCCCACACCGGCTATTCCCGCGAGGATGCGGTGGGGCTCAACCTGACGGAGCTTCCCATCCTCGACAGGGAAACCATACCGGACTACATCGCCCTCTACCGTGAGATCATACGGTCCCGCCAGCTTCACCGGCTGGAGTTGCCCATCTATCACCGGGACGGGACGAAGATGTTCGTCGAGATCTTCGTCTCTCCCATCATGAAAAACGACCGGATCACCGGCTTCCAGGTGGTCGCCCGCGACATATCGGCGCGCAAAAAACTCGAGGAAAACCTCCAGGAGGCGAAGGAGATGCTGGAGCTGCGGGTCCGGGAGCGCACCAAGAAGCTCGTTAACGAGATCGAGGAGCGCGTGAGGACCGAGATCAAGCTCCGCGAGGGCGAGGAGGTGGCGCGGGCCCTCATCAACTCCCCCAGCGAGCCGGTCATCCTCGTCACGGTGGACGGCACCATCCTGGACGCCAACGCCGAGTACGAAAAGCGGCTTCACCGCCCCAAGGCCGAGATCCTGGGGAAATCGCTGTTCGACTTCATCGATGACGTGAGTTCCGCGCGCTACCGCGAGAAGATAAGCGCGGTCTTCGGAACGGGGAAGGCTGTGCGCTTCGAGCACCACCTCGGCGGAGGATGGTACGACACGATCATCTACCCGGTGCCGGACCACCGGGGGACCGTGACCAAGCTCGCCGTCTTCGCCCATGACATCACCGAGACGCGGCGCCTGCAGAAGGACATCATGGCGATCAGCGAGCTGGAGCGCCAGCGGATCGGCCAGGAGCTTCACGACGGCCTGGGCCAGAAGCTGACCGGCATCGCCTTCCTGGCCGAGGCGCTGAAGGGCTCCATGAAGGAAAAGGGATACCCGGAGGTGGAGGACATCGAGGAGATTTCATCCAACATAGCTGAATCGATCGACCACGCCCGGAAGATATCCAGCGGCCTCTGGACCACGCGCCTGGAGTCGTACGACGCGGAGGGGGCCCTGCGGGAGCTGGCGGACGACACGGAAATACTCTTCGGCATAACCTGCCATCTCGAGAACAGGGTAACGGAGCCGATCGTCAACTCATCCGTGGTGATAAACCTCTACTTCATCTGCCGCGAGTCGATCAACAACGCCATCAAGCACGGCCGCGCCGGCCGAATCGATATAGTCCTTTCCGACGATCCGGAGTGTATCCACCTGGAGATCCTCGACAACGGCTCGGGCGCTCCGGATTCGTTCCGCAATAAGACCGGCATCGGCCTGCGCATCATGCAGTACCGGGCCGGCATCATCGGCGGCACCTGCGCCTTTGAGAGCACCCCCGGTGGATTTATTGTGCGGACGGCCATACGGAAGGAATTCATAGAGACATATCTCTAAAACTATTTATAGCGGAATCTGTTATTCCTTAAATCCCCTGAATCATTATTGACAGGTCACCGGTATGTGTACTATACTATAAAATGTTAAGACAGTTAGATTCCTCCCCCTTGATGGGGGAGGCCAGGCGGGGGAAACTAATCACTGACACCCTCCCCTATCCCCTCCCATCAAGGGAGGGGGAGATCATTACGAAGTATGCAAAAATAACGTCTCCAACAGCCCATGGATGGTTAAATGCGCTATGGCCGATAAAAACAACATCAAGATCATAATCGTCGACGATCATCCCCTGGTGCGCCAGGGCATGAAAAAGGTCATAGAGCGGGAGCAGGACCTCACGGTCATCAGCGAGGCCGGCAGCGCCGAGGAAGCCATCCGCTGCATCAACCACGAGGAGCCGGACCTGGCCATCGTCGATATTTCCCTGGAAAGCGAGGTCAGCGGCATCGACCTGATCAAGGCCCTGCGGGACCGCTACGGCAGGATCAAGACCCTGGTCCTGTCCATGCACGACGAGAACGTGTACGCCGAGCGGGCCCTCAAGGCCGGGGCCCGGGGCTACGTGGCAAAGAAAGAGGCCCCGGCGGTGATCATCGAGGCGATCCGGGTCGTCATGAAGGGAGAGCTCTACCTGAGCAGCAGGATATCCATGAAGATCATCGACCGCCTGTTCCAGGGAAAGGAGGGAGGCGCGGAATCGATGCCGGAGACCCTATCCGACCGGGAGCTGGAGATTTTCCGCATGATCGGCTCAGGCCTGAGCACCGGCGATATAGCCAAAAAGCTCAACATCAGCGTGAACACCATCGAGAGCCACCGGAAGAAGATAAAAGACAAGCTGGGAATTCAAAAAGGCTCGGAGCTGGTCAAGGCGGCCGTCCAGTGGGTCTCGTCCCAGCAAAGCTGACATGCCCATAACAGAATCCACCACCGTTTATAACAGATTCTGAAGCTCAAAACCCCATCATATGCTATTGTCCCCCGGTGCACCTGCCGGTATATTATAGCCATCACGAGGCAAAGGCGGGGCATTGTGAACACAATAATCAACAGATCCAGCGTTTCAATGGATACGATCCTCAAGAGCAAGGAGATCTATCACACCGCTTTTGACATGTCGAGCTCGCCCCAGGCCATCGTGAGCCTTGACCGGCGCATCATGCGCACCAACCGTGCCTTTTCCCGGGTGACCGGTTACTCCGAGATCGACCTCATGAGCCTTACCCTGCAGGACATCCTGATAGCGAACGCCCCTGAGAACGCCGATACCCGCGCGCAGGACCTGGAGCTGGGCGCCGGCTGCCAGATAGAGGCCGATTACATACGCAAGAACGGCAGCATACGCCGCGGCCGGTTCTGGTTTCATCTCATGAAAGACCGCGACACAGGACCGGTCTGCTGGGTGCTTATTATGGAAGACCTTACCGCCTCCCGGGCCGCCGATGATGCCATCAGGGACTACAACCAGCTGTTCAATCATTTCATCGGCAGCAGCGGCGACTCCATCATTTTCCTGGACGATGAGGGAAAAATCCTCTACATGAACAAAACCGCCCTGCGGCAGATGGGCGTCAGCGGCATGGATGACGCCATCCATGGGAGCTTCGCCGACTTCTGGAAAGGCGTCGAAAAGGCGGCGGTCGATATGGCCATCAAGCTGGCCGTCATGGGCATGGGCGGCTCCTTCCAGGGATCCCTTGCCGGGTCCGAGGGCATGGACCCCACGTGGTGGGACGTCACCATCACTCCCATGGCGGGCGACTCGGAAAAGGTGGAGCGGCTCATGGTCGTTTCCCGCGACATCACCGACCAAAAAAGAATGGAACAGGTGATGGACGAGATGCGCAAGAGCCTGGAGCAGCTGGACCGCAGCGCGGCCAGTGAGCTCGACGAGGCGGAAGAGCGCCATGCCGCGGAAAAAGAGATGCTGACAAAAGCCCTGGTGAAGGCGGAAGCCCTGGTCCGCGAAAAAGAAACACTCCTCACGGAGATACATCACCGCGTAAAGAACAACATGCAGGCCATCGCCTGCCTGATAAACCTCCAGTCGTCCAGGATCGGCGACGGGGAGACGGCAGGTATGCTCCGCAGCTGCAGCGAGCGCATCTGCTCGATGTCGAAGGTCCATGAGAAGCTGTCCACATCGGACAACCCGGGCCATATCGATATCCGCGAATACATCGGGGAACTGGCGGCGGAGCTGCTCCATTCCAGCGGGAAGAAGGGCCAGGTATCCATCGTGACCGCCGATGTGGACCGGATTTTCATGGGCATCAAGGAAGCCGTTCCATGCGGCCTCATGATCACCGAGATAGTGGGGAACGCGATGAAATATGCATTCCCGGAGGGACGGGACGGCGTCATCACCATAAGCCTGAAACGGAGCCGCCGCGGCGTCAACACCCTGATGATAGGCGACAACGGCATCGGCCTCCCCGGCGGGGTCAACTTCGAAACGGCGACGACCCTGGGCATGGAGCTTGTCAGCGAGCTCACCAAGCAGATCAAGGGGAGCGTATCGGTCGTTTCGGACGGCGGCACAGCCTATACGATACGCTTTAAGGGCGATACCCTGTCGGAATCCGTCTGACACGCTATCAGGGATTCCCTGACGAACCCATAACGTAAGCCGTCTCCGATAAACCACGGACACGTCTATTGACGAAGGGAGCGTTAAGGAGTATACTTAAGACAGTTATAGTAGATCTTCATAAACAACCTCATAACCCCCCGGCGTTCAATGGGAGGAGGAAGATGAAAACTCCTCCCATTGCGCCACCCTTCTCAACGATCCCTTATTAGTATTGACATGAACCCTACGGCCCATGGTATAGTGCCCTGACACATTACTGGTCATGGCCGGGAAAAGCATGATTACCACAGGAGAAGAAGGATGATCCCCATCAGAACGCTGAGCGATCTCACCACGGCCGAGCTCGACCGCCTCTTCAACCGCTTCGGAGAGGACTTCACCTCGGTCATGATCGACACGGTCATACCCATCGTCAACGACGTGCGGAAGTCCGGCGACAGGGCCGTGGCGGCCTATACTGAAAAATTCGACGGCGTGAAGCTCGATTCCATTATCGCCACCCATGAGGAGCTCGAGGCGGGGCGGAGAAACACGCCCCAGGGCCTTTACAGCGCCTTCCTGGAAGCCAAGCAAAATATAGAAGAGTTCCACCGGCTCCAGGTCAGGGAAAACATCGCCCGCGACCGGGGCGACGGCTCGGTCCTGGGGGTCAAGTACGAAGCCATCGAAAGCGCCGCGGTCTACGTCCCCGGCGGCAAGGCGTCCTATCCCTCCTCCGTGCTCATGGGAGTCATCCCGGCCCAGATCGCCGGCGTGGAGAAGATCACCCTCATCACGCCCCCGGCCAAAAACGGCAATCTCCCGGACATCATAGGAGCCATCTGCTCCATGCTGAACATATCCTCGGTGGTCAAGTCAGGCGGCGCCCAGGGGATAGCCGCCGCGGGCCTCGGCACCGAGAGCGTGCCCAAGGCCGATATTATCGTGGGGCCGGGAAACATCTACGTGACCGCGGCCAAGACCTACCTCTTCAGCCTCGGCGCGGTCCAGATCGACTCACTGGCAGGCCCCAGCGAGGTCCTCATCATCGCCGACGGCCGCGCGAACCCGAAATGGGTCGCCTGGGACCTCCTCTCACAGGCCGAGCACGACGAGATGGCCATCGCCATCCTCCTCACCACGTCCCGGGACCTGGCGGAGCGGGTGCGCGACGAAATCGAGAAAGACATCGCCTCCGGCGGCGGCCGCCACGACATCAAGAAAAAGTCGATCGAAAAGAGCGGGCTGATCCTCCTGGTCGAAGACGTAGCCGAGGCGGTGGAATTCTCCAACCGCTACGGCCCGGAGCACATGGAGGTCATGGTGGAGAACCCGATGGAGTGGCTGGGCCGCATCAGGAACGTCGGCTCCCTCTTCCTGGGAGACTACGCCCCGGTGGCGGTGGGCGACTACTATTCCGGCACGAACCACATTCTGCCCACGGGGGGCGCGGCGCGCTTCTCCTCCGGAACGTCCGTGGACACCTTCATGAGGCGCACCACCTACCAGCTCATGTCCCGCCAGGCCCTGGCCCGGGCCCGGGGCCCGGTGAGCGCCATGTCGGAGGTGGAAGGCTTCCAGGACAAGCACGGGGGGTCCGTGAACGTGCGTTTTGAGGAATCGTAGGACAGGGAAAGGGTCACCGGCGCCAGAAGCGGGGCAGGAAGATAACAAGGACCGTGTAGAGCTCAAGGCGGCCCGCCAGCATGGAGAATGAGAGGACCCACTTGATGTAGTCCTCGAAAAACGAATAATTCTCCATCGGGCCGATCTTCCCGAAGGCCGGCCCGATATTGCCCAGGGTCGTGAGGGCCGCGGTGAAGGACGTGGTAATGTCATGATCGGCGGACGCCACGATGAAGGTGACAGCCAGCAGCATCGCCACGTAGAGGAAGAAGAATCCCAGCACTCCATAGACGATGTCTTTTTTAACCATGGTCCCGCTCAGCTTCAGGGTAAAAACGCCGCGCGGGTGGATCAGGAGCTTCATCTCATTGAGCGCCTGCTTGAAGAGCACCACCAGCCGCATCACCTTGATCCCGCCGCCGGTGGAACCGGTACACCCCCCCACGAACATGAGAATAAAAAGGATGATCTGGCTGATAATGGGCCATTGTTCATAATCCACTGTGGCGAACCCGGTGGTTGTCATGATGCTGGCCACATTGAAGGAAGCGTATCGCAGGCATTGCCCGGCCGTTTGTTGCGATGTCCCGTAAAGCGTAAAAGCCAGAACGGCCGTAGAGGAGGTAAAAATCAGGAGGTACGCCTTCAATTCACTGTCCCGCCACAGGACTTTGAACCTGCCGGTCAGAAACCGGAAATGAAGGGTAAAGTTAATGCCGGCAAGGAGCATGAACACCGTGATGATCCCATCAATATAGGCCGATTGGTAATGGCCCACGCTGGCGTTTTTCACCGAAAATCCCCCGGTCGCGAGGGTGCCGAAGGTATGGGTCAGGGCGTCGAAGAGGTCCATCCCCCCCAGCATAAGGAGAATGGTCTCGGCCACGGTGAATCCGATGTAGATGAACCAGAGGAGCTTCGCCGTGCCGGCGATGCGGGGCGTGAGCCTGTCCACCGTGGGGCCCGGCGCTTCCGCCTGGATGAGCTGCAGCCCCCCGATGCCCATGAGGGGCAGGACGGCCACGGTGAGAACGACGATCCCCATCCCTCCCAGCCAGTGGGTCAGGGAGCGCCAGAAAAGCATGGACCGGGGCAGCGATTCCACATTGGCGAGAATGGACGCGCCGGTGGTGGTGAAGCCCGATATGGTCTCGAAGAAGGCGTCCGTAAACGAGGGGATGCTCCCTGAAAGGTAAAAGGGCATGGCGCCGATGAGCGACGCCAGCACCCAGCTCAGGGTGACCATGAGGAACCCGTCCCGGGTCGACAGGGCCACGGCCCTCTTCCTTCTCAGCATGAAAAAAACCGCCCCCGAACATGCCGCGGTGACGGCGATGGTCCCGGCGAAGGCGCCAAAGGAGCGGCTTTCACCGGAGTAGAAGGCGATTCCAGCCGGGATCGTCATGAATCCGGATATGATGATGAGGAGTATCGAAATTATTTTGGCGAGGATAAGGGGATTCATGGCGCTCCGCCCGTCAGTCCTGGATGAACCGCTCGATCTCGGGGATCGATTCCTTCGCCGCCACCATGAGGACCAGGTCACCCGGCTCGATAATCATGTTACCGTGGGGAAGGATATTCTTCTCGCCGCGGACCACCGAAAGAATGAGGGACTGCTTCGGGAACTCAAGGTCTTTGAGGTGCTTGCCCGCGATGCCGCTTTTTTCGTTGGCGAGGAACTCGATAACCTCCGCCTTCCCGCCGAAGAGGCTGTGAAGGCTTTTGATGTTGCCCCGCCTGATGTACTTCATGATGGCGTCTACGGTGCTGTTCTTCGGGCTGATGGCCACGTCGATGTCGAGGCGCGACGCGATGGAGAGGTAGCCCGCGTTGGTCACCAGGGCGACGGTGCGCTTGATGCCCATGATCTTGGCGTAGAGGCTCGCCAGCATGTTGAGCTCCTGGTTGTCCGTGACGGCCACCATGAGGTCGCGGTTGTTCAGGTCCTCCTCCTCGAAAATGGTTTCATCCGATATGTCGGCGTTCAGCACCAGGGCGTCGGGGAACCGGTCCGAGAGGACCTTGCAGCGGTCGTAATTCGTCTCGATGATGGTGATATTCCTCCCGGTCCTGATCAGGTACTGGCAGGCCAGCTCGCCGATA
This genomic window contains:
- the hisD gene encoding histidinol dehydrogenase produces the protein MIPIRTLSDLTTAELDRLFNRFGEDFTSVMIDTVIPIVNDVRKSGDRAVAAYTEKFDGVKLDSIIATHEELEAGRRNTPQGLYSAFLEAKQNIEEFHRLQVRENIARDRGDGSVLGVKYEAIESAAVYVPGGKASYPSSVLMGVIPAQIAGVEKITLITPPAKNGNLPDIIGAICSMLNISSVVKSGGAQGIAAAGLGTESVPKADIIVGPGNIYVTAAKTYLFSLGAVQIDSLAGPSEVLIIADGRANPKWVAWDLLSQAEHDEMAIAILLTTSRDLAERVRDEIEKDIASGGGRHDIKKKSIEKSGLILLVEDVAEAVEFSNRYGPEHMEVMVENPMEWLGRIRNVGSLFLGDYAPVAVGDYYSGTNHILPTGGAARFSSGTSVDTFMRRTTYQLMSRQALARARGPVSAMSEVEGFQDKHGGSVNVRFEES
- a CDS encoding TrkH family potassium uptake protein, which codes for MNPLILAKIISILLIIISGFMTIPAGIAFYSGESRSFGAFAGTIAVTAACSGAVFFMLRRKRAVALSTRDGFLMVTLSWVLASLIGAMPFYLSGSIPSFTDAFFETISGFTTTGASILANVESLPRSMLFWRSLTHWLGGMGIVVLTVAVLPLMGIGGLQLIQAEAPGPTVDRLTPRIAGTAKLLWFIYIGFTVAETILLMLGGMDLFDALTHTFGTLATGGFSVKNASVGHYQSAYIDGIITVFMLLAGINFTLHFRFLTGRFKVLWRDSELKAYLLIFTSSTAVLAFTLYGTSQQTAGQCLRYASFNVASIMTTTGFATVDYEQWPIISQIILFILMFVGGCTGSTGGGIKVMRLVVLFKQALNEMKLLIHPRGVFTLKLSGTMVKKDIVYGVLGFFFLYVAMLLAVTFIVASADHDITTSFTAALTTLGNIGPAFGKIGPMENYSFFEDYIKWVLSFSMLAGRLELYTVLVIFLPRFWRR
- a CDS encoding response regulator transcription factor, whose protein sequence is MADKNNIKIIIVDDHPLVRQGMKKVIEREQDLTVISEAGSAEEAIRCINHEEPDLAIVDISLESEVSGIDLIKALRDRYGRIKTLVLSMHDENVYAERALKAGARGYVAKKEAPAVIIEAIRVVMKGELYLSSRISMKIIDRLFQGKEGGAESMPETLSDRELEIFRMIGSGLSTGDIAKKLNISVNTIESHRKKIKDKLGIQKGSELVKAAVQWVSSQQS
- a CDS encoding NAD+ synthase, with amino-acid sequence MKIAMAQINPTIADITGNRDKIISFINRAAGQGADLVIFPEMATIGYPPMDLLENRKLISDNLASIGEIARHCTETAVICGYVDTDPENHPLLFNAAAFMAGGSVVSRHFKTLLPTYDVFDELRYFSRAREEAVVEFMGRRIGITICEDIWNDLDFYSQGRAPAGSLEKFDYRRRYDTDPIQKLADQKADLMVNISASPFTRGKNAFKRAMIADIARHHALPVVYVNQVGGNDSLVFDGNSIAFGRDGAVIGRAKSFEEDLALVDIDASAAIEIADSDIEEIRQALVLGIRDYVRKCGFKSVVIGLSGGIDSALTAALAAQALGPENVTGITMPSVYSSEGSVDDSRILAENLGIRFETVPIRSLFDEYRASLAGLFRGKAEDVTEENIQARIRGNILMAVSNKERSLVLSTGNKSELAMGYCTLYGDMSGGLAVISDLPKTLVYDLSRHINRDSEIIPDSSITKPPSAELRPNQKDQDSLPPYEVLDRILELYIEDRLSADEIIAQGFPESTVRPVLHTVNINEYKRRQAAPGIKVTAKAFGVGRRIPLAQRFRP
- a CDS encoding PAS domain S-box protein, yielding MNTIINRSSVSMDTILKSKEIYHTAFDMSSSPQAIVSLDRRIMRTNRAFSRVTGYSEIDLMSLTLQDILIANAPENADTRAQDLELGAGCQIEADYIRKNGSIRRGRFWFHLMKDRDTGPVCWVLIMEDLTASRAADDAIRDYNQLFNHFIGSSGDSIIFLDDEGKILYMNKTALRQMGVSGMDDAIHGSFADFWKGVEKAAVDMAIKLAVMGMGGSFQGSLAGSEGMDPTWWDVTITPMAGDSEKVERLMVVSRDITDQKRMEQVMDEMRKSLEQLDRSAASELDEAEERHAAEKEMLTKALVKAEALVREKETLLTEIHHRVKNNMQAIACLINLQSSRIGDGETAGMLRSCSERICSMSKVHEKLSTSDNPGHIDIREYIGELAAELLHSSGKKGQVSIVTADVDRIFMGIKEAVPCGLMITEIVGNAMKYAFPEGRDGVITISLKRSRRGVNTLMIGDNGIGLPGGVNFETATTLGMELVSELTKQIKGSVSVVSDGGTAYTIRFKGDTLSESV
- a CDS encoding PAS domain S-box protein, coding for MQNTKILIIEDDRLTALDLRNTLRRIGYSVSDPVATGAEAVAKVKEIKPDLIITDISLEGDLDGIDTIHVIQKDLDVPVIYFTAYSSPEMFKRALETNPYGYLVKPVSMDDLYTTIETALKRSDLERKLRISEIRFRLAFENAMDAMIWADAVTGMVIDCNRSAEWLFEMKRDEMVRLHFTALHPRTYGEAIKSVFEEKTKGSAEPVEVPIVTKRGAIKIVTINTSVTRMEERVVIQGIFRDITQQKEAEAALQLNQTRLQALISLGQKSAHLHEREIIDLGIEEAVRLTRSRIGYLHFIESDKNMVQYYAWSREAMSTCTATAGTHHPLGQAGIWADCARTGRPVMHNDYGSAPGRKGLPPGHTAVYRHMSVPVMEQDRVAMIIGVGNKDTDYDESDANMLELLAEDIWKIIERKRADNALRESEERYRALFEESPEPIVLFDIDGFILNVNPAYMSHTGYSREDAVGLNLTELPILDRETIPDYIALYREIIRSRQLHRLELPIYHRDGTKMFVEIFVSPIMKNDRITGFQVVARDISARKKLEENLQEAKEMLELRVRERTKKLVNEIEERVRTEIKLREGEEVARALINSPSEPVILVTVDGTILDANAEYEKRLHRPKAEILGKSLFDFIDDVSSARYREKISAVFGTGKAVRFEHHLGGGWYDTIIYPVPDHRGTVTKLAVFAHDITETRRLQKDIMAISELERQRIGQELHDGLGQKLTGIAFLAEALKGSMKEKGYPEVEDIEEISSNIAESIDHARKISSGLWTTRLESYDAEGALRELADDTEILFGITCHLENRVTEPIVNSSVVINLYFICRESINNAIKHGRAGRIDIVLSDDPECIHLEILDNGSGAPDSFRNKTGIGLRIMQYRAGIIGGTCAFESTPGGFIVRTAIRKEFIETYL